Proteins encoded by one window of Salvia splendens isolate huo1 chromosome 14, SspV2, whole genome shotgun sequence:
- the LOC121764685 gene encoding receptor-like protein 19 produces MERVNSPFFILSLLLFCLSLAATHQINPDESALLAFKSLITSDPNNVLKNNWTAGTSVCTWIGVTCDSHHSRVTHLHLSKDLKGSIPPEIGNLSFLVSLDLSANSLHGPLPKDICRYNNLPRLKELVLTNNNLEGEIPISLGECPQLEILSLSSNHIGGHVPTQIGNITHLKELHLTFNNLRGIIPKEIGHLKKLESMQLTNNKLSGSIPREVGNMTALIDLSLDNNSLSGVIPHEIGHLDHLQSLIMGWNKLLGPLPSTMFNMSSLEQIELSSNTIGGALPSKIGSMNTVKYLYLENNALVGFIPREIGQLDNLLSLDMSWNKLSGPLPPEIGNMKVLTELYLDNNSLVGVIPQEIGHLYCLELLSMSLNKLSGPLPPAIFKMKALTGLRLDNNALSGPIPSAIGSISNLVTLDLSSNKLDGELPSSICNLTLITHLTLSNNTFKGRLPQCLGNLSTSLTIFHGNENQFSGPIPTFTKGCSLLSINLDSNKLQGQLPKSLINCKSLMGLVIGNNRIKDEFPFWMEGLPELRVLLLRSNKFGGNMSLVSPTKFPFPKLQVLDVSCNKFVGSLPQRYIKNFKAMIKADYNQTNSVYDTYFSNVESVLILKGDDQLLNRLLETFTIIDLSSNRFSGTIPPCIGSLKILKYLNLSHNTLTGHIPSSLGNLSELESLDLSTNKLNGEIPSELTRLTFLAKLNLSMNNLVGQIPQANQFSTFENDSYIGNLGLCGVPLTRKCKGKNGQSTQPREEEGDDEDGFIDGFGWRSVVMGYGIGFIVGIGIGYLIIRSGRPRWLVEFFFGVGYQYKTKKRCNRATPTRRVT; encoded by the exons ATGGAGAGAGTTAATTCCCCATTTTTCATACTTTCCCTACTGCTCTTTTGTCTTAGCCTTGCTGCTACTCATCAAATCAATCCTGATGAGTCTGCACTTCTTGCATTTAAATCCCTCATCACTTCAGATCCTAACAATGTTTTGAAAAACAATTGGACCGCCGGAACCTCTGTTTGTACATGGATAGGAGTTACTTGTGATTCACATCATAGTAGGGTCACTCATTTGCATCTCTCGAAGGATCTCAAAGGCAGCATCCCACCAGAAATCGGAaatctttcttttcttgtttcTCTAGATTTGAGTGCGAACTCTCTTCATGGTCCCCTACCAAAGGACATTTGCAGATACAACAACCTTCCAAGACTTAAAGAACTTGTGTTAACCAATAACAATTTGGAGGGAGAGATACCAATAAGTTTGGGTGAATGCCCACAACTTGAGATTCTGTCCTTGTCATCCAACCATATCGGTGGACATGTGCCTACACAAATTGGGAACATCACACACCTTAAGGAATTACACCTTACCTTCAACAATCTAAGAG GTATTATTCCCAAAGAGATTGGCCATCTTAAAAAATTGGAGAGCATGCAGTTGACTAATAACAAACTTAGCGGATCAATCCCAAGAGAAGTGGGAAACATGACAGCTCTTATCGACTTATCGCTCGACAATAATAGTTTAAGTG GAGTTATTCCACACGAGATTGGTCATCTTGATCATTTACAATCGTTGATCATGGGGTGGAACAAGTTGTTAGGTCCTTTGCCTTCGACCATGTTCAACATGTCTTCTTTAGAACAGATTGAACTATCATCTAACACAATTGGTGGGGCTTTGCCTTCGAAAATTGGGAGCATGAATACAGTGAAATACTTATACCTTGAGAACAATGCTTTAGTTG GATTTATTCCACGAGAAATTGGTCAACTGGATAATTTATTGTCTTTAGACATGAGTTGGAACAAGTTGTCAGGCCCCTTACCTCCAGAGATTGGGAACATGAAAGTACTGACAGAATTATACCTTGATAACAATTCTTTAGTAG GAGTTATTCCACAAGAGATTGGTCATCTATATTGTTTAGAATTGTTGTCTATGAGTTTAAACAAGTTGTCTGGCCCTTTACCGCCGGCCATTTTCAAGATGAAAGCACTGACCGGTTTAAGGCTTGACAACAATGCTTTAAGTG GTCCAATTCCGTCCGCCATTGGGAGTATATCAAATCTAGTGACCTTGGATCTCTCCTCCAATAAATTAGATGGTGAGCTCCCATCCTCCATATGCAACTTGACACTCATTACACACCTCACTCTCTCAAATAATACTTTCAAAGGAAGACTGCCACAGTGCTTGGGAAACTTGAGCACATCTTTGACCATCTTTCATGGAAATGAGAATCAATTTAGTGGCCCCATACCAACATTTACCAAGGGTTGCAGTCTTTTGTCCATCAATTTGGATAGTAACAAATTGCAAGGACAATTACCTAAATCCTTAATCAATTGCAAGAGTCTAATGGGTCTAGTCATTGGAAATAATAGAATAAAAGATGAATTTCCCTTTTGGATGGAAGGCCTACCCGAGCTTCGAGTGCTACTGTTGAGGTCTAACAAGTTTGGTGGAAACATGTCGCTTGTTTCACCAACCAAGTTTCCATTTCCTAAGTTACAAGTTCTAGATGTATCCTGTAATAAATTTGTGGGCTCTCTACCTCAAAGATACATCAAGAACTTCAAAGCAATGATAAAGGCAGATTACAATCAAACAAACTCGGTTTATGACACCTATTTTAGTAATGTGGAGTCGGTACTCATCTTGAAAGGTGACGATCAGTTATTGAATAGACTATTGGAAACATTCACAATAATTGACTTATCATCCAATAGATTCTCTGGGACGATTCCACCTTGCATAGGAAGTCTTAAGATTCTCAAATATTTGAACTTGTCCCACAATACCCTCACGGGACATATACCTTCATCTCTTGGAAACTTGAGTGAACTCGAATCGTTGGACTTGTCAACAAACAAACTGAATGGAGAAATTCCAAGTGAATTGACAAGGTTAACATTTCTTGCAAAATTAAACCTTTCAATGAACAATCTTGTTGGGCAAATACCACAAGCTAATCAGTTCTCCACATTTGAGAATGATTCATATATTGGAAACTTGGGATTGTGTGGAGTGCCGCTGACAAGAAAGTGCAAAGGAAAGAATGGGCAATCGACGCAGCcaagagaagaagaaggtgaTGATGAAGATGGATTCATAGATGGATTTGGTTGGCGAAGTGTTGTGATGGGATATGGAATTGGATTCATTGTTGGGATTGGAATTGGTTACCTGATTATAAGAAGTGGAAGGCCAAGATGGTTGGTAGAATTCTTTTTTGGGGTTGGATATCAATATAAGACGAAGAAGAGATGCAACCGAGCTACACCAACACGCAGGGTAACTTGA
- the LOC121764827 gene encoding uncharacterized protein LOC121764827, translating into MSSSENSSLSSDSSSDDSNTIALNQWEERVSQQNHQIYTIVENMLSNIPNLTAGVQASRVRKRYCDRQREIGAERLINDYFGPNPTYGPEVFRRRFHMHKSVFLLIVEAVTANDEYFQERRDAAGRQSLSSLQKCTGAMRVLAYGTSSDVVDEYLRMSSTATRDSLMHFVDGVISCFGATYLRRPTKQDMARLLYVADQRGFPGMIGSIDCMHWQWKNCPNAWAGQYTGRSGKPTIILEAVASYDLWIWHAFFGTPGRIILLMAYISCMGYICQVNHFSTNSKA; encoded by the exons ATGTCTTCCAGTGAAAACTCATCACTTTCATCAGATTCAAGTTCTGATGATTCAAATACCATTGCACTCAATCAATGGGAAGAACGAGTTTCTcaacaaaatcatcaaatttataCAATTGTTGAGAATATGTTATCTAACATTCCCAATCTAACTGCAGGGGTCCAAGCTTCTAGAGTCAGAAAACGGTATTGTGACAGGCAACGCGAGATTGGTGCTGAGCGTTTGATCAATGACTATTTTGGTCCCAACCCGACGTACGGACCTGAGGTGTTCCGACGCCGATTTCACATGCACAAATCCGTATTCCTTCTGATAGTAGAAGCTGTAACTGCTAACGATGAGTATTTTCAGGAGAGACGTGATGCTGCTGGGAGACAAAGTTTGTCCTCTTTACAGAAGTGTACAGGAGCTATGCGGGTGTTGGCGTATGGGACATCATCCGATGTCGTCGATGAATATTTGCGGATGAGTTCAACGGCGACAAGAGATTCTCTAATGCATTTTGTTGATGGTGTTATTTCATGTTTTGGTGCCACATATCTTAGAAGACCTACTAAACAAGATATGGCTAGACTTCTATATGTAGCAGATCAACGTGGTTTCCCAGGCATGATAGGGAGTATagactgcatgcattggcagTGGAAAAATTGTCCTAACGCATGGGCTGGACAATATACAGGGAGAAGTGGAAAACCAACGATCATTTTGGAAGCTGTGGCATCATACGACTTATGGATATGGCATGCATTCTTTGGGACTCCAG GGCGTATTATCTTACTGATGGCATATATATCCTGCATGGGCTACATTTGTCAAGTCAATCACTTCTCCACAAACTCAAAAGCATAA
- the LOC121765596 gene encoding uncharacterized protein LOC121765596 — protein MDSLKGRWKRLNENGNKWVAICRAANARKRSGMSDQDVEKEAHSIYKGDEGNDFQDLIDGSNSKRTKTSESGEYAIPSNPETPTSGHSTSSRPIGRDKAKTKGKGKVTQSDSINAQCVADLHALRLAKDYENEIARARLQLEREKLDRPSMKMYQKMLLKLLEKEHLSPEDQDMKRNLTEIVFGK, from the exons ATGGACTCTTTGAAGGGTCGATGGAAACGACTTAACGAAAACGGCAACAAATGGGTGGCTATTTGCAGAGCTGCCAACGCCCGAAAGAGGAGCGGAATGAGCGACCAGGATGTTGAGAAGGAAGCTCATAGCATCTACAAAGGCGACGAAGGCAACGACTTTCAAGATTTGATA GATGGTAGCAACTCAAAGAGGACAAAGACTTCTGAATCCGGCGAGTATGCTATCCCTTCAAATCCGGAAACTCCTACATCTGGACATTCAACTAGTTCCCGACCTATAGGCAGAGACAAGGcaaaaacaaaaggaaaaggcAAGGTAACACAATCTGATTCTATTAATGCACAATGCGTTGCAGATCTTCACGCACTTAGGCTAGCTAAAGATTATGAGAACGAAATAGCAAGGGCTCGACTGCAGCTAGAACGTGAAAAGCTGGATAGGCCCTCTATGAAGATGTACCAAAAAATGTTGCTTAAGTTGTTGGAGAAAGAACACTTGTCCCCAGAAGATCAAGACATGAAACGCAACCTAACAGAGATTGTGTTTGGAAAATGA